The Acomys russatus chromosome 1, mAcoRus1.1, whole genome shotgun sequence genome has a window encoding:
- the Ccdc121 gene encoding coiled-coil domain-containing protein 121, with the protein MSVHFIFKTMHNIDSCPNCIGGARPYSSVIREEMESQEQGNCILKDRRPRSGDKSSQFSRTDLVVETKDSSDDSSSCTKSHSVEPKTRAPRENCVSQRQTPGTSSLAKTLSEPKIHPNKHLNSETRLAKSPKGFPQPSKYLTTLTEIFKPERLTKLENKVIRRTTEALEKLSQNIEEARLQEEHLLHDHRLLQQELLYLETENSRFLRFLRKQNDLCKKKHEALWDEYFQKCEKIRHRKRELASRLAQQKADLQAQLFQGMIRQYQLRQQVQSMEHISVVRKKQETRMQTLQQELETIKAETAKKDYQAHVQFLQGKTQLVRQLQELTLLQAAGDSSTREVKYKVQALESTAKKVNSEFCDSVSREDQELQEELVTLVQEYHKLESAKRQLEKRKEHLREERWYQDALARGRGHLLANSGRSQDCNPCPKGKRVPRLP; encoded by the exons ATGTCTGTCCATTTCATCTTCAAGACAATGCACAACATAGACAGTTGCCCAAACTGCATTGGGG GGGCAAGGCCCTACTCCTCAGTCATAAGAGAGGAGATGGAGTCCCAAGAGCAGGGTAACTGCATCTTAAAAGACAGAAGACCCAGGTCTGGGGACAAATCCAGTCAATTTTCAAGGACTGATTTGGTAGTTGAAACTAAGGACTCAAGTGATGACAGCTCTAGCTGTACAAAGTCTCACAGTGTTGAACCCAAAACAAGGGCGCCTCGTGAAAATTGTGTTTCCCAAAGGCAGACACCTGGTACCAGTTCTTTGGCAAAGACCCTCAGTGAGCCCAAAATTCACCCTAATAAACACCTGAATTCTGAAACCAG GCTTGCCAAGAGTCCCAAAGGTTTTCCCCAACCATCAAAGTATCTTACTACGCTAACTGAAATTTTCAAGCCGGAGAGGCTAACAAAATTGGAGAATAAGGTCATAAGAAGGACAACTGAGGCACTGGAGAAGCTGAGCCAGAATATAGAGGAGGCGCGGCTCCAGGAGGAGCACCTGCTGCACGACCACAGGCTGCTACAGCAGGAGCTTCTCTATCTGGAGACTGAGAATAGCCGCTTCCTGAGATTCCTAAGGAAACAAAATGACCTGTGTAAAAAGAAGCACGAGGCCCTGTGGGATGAGTATTTCCAGAAGTGCGAGAAGATACGTCACAGGAAACGAGAACTGGCATCGAGGCTCGCCCAGCAGAAGGCAGACCTTCAAGCCCAGCTCTTTCAGGGGATGATCAGGCAGTACCAGCTGAGGCAGCAGGTCCAGTCGATGGAGCACATCTCTGTGGTGAGGAAAAAGCAGGAGACGAGGATGCAGACATtacagcaggagctggagaccatTAAAGCTGAGACAGCCAAGAAGGACTACCAGGCACACGTGCAGTTCCTGCAAGGGAAGACACAGCTAGTCAGACAGCTGCAGGAGCTAACCCTGCTGCAGGCGGCGGGAGACTCTAGCACCAGGGAGGTTAAGTACAAGGTCCAGGCCTTGGAGTCCACAGCCAAGAAGGTGAATTCAGAATTTTGTGATAGTGTCAGCAGAGAGGACCAGGAGTTACAGGAGGAACTGGTGACGCTGGTCCAGGAATACCACAAGTTAGAGTCTGCAAAGCGGCAgctagagaaaaggaaggagcatCTGAGGGAGGAACGGTGGTACCAAGACGCCTTAGCCAGGGGGAGAGGACACCTTCTGGCAAACAGTGGGAGGAGTCAGGATTGCAACCCTTGCCCCAAAGGAAAGCGTGTCCCAAGGCTACCCTGA
- the Znf512 gene encoding zinc finger protein 512, which translates to MSSRHSAVTATPGPTSSKQQRSTRIVGAKNSRTQCSIKDNSFQYTIPHDDSLSGSSSSSCEPVSDFPASFRKSTYWMKMRRVKAAATSQVEGAGAKEQEKAKGKRKVKQEEDEDYRELPQKKHKLYGRKQRPKAQPHPKPQARRVRKEPPVYAAGSMEEKWYLEIMDKGSVSCPTCQVVGRKTIEGLKKHMENCKQEMFTCHHCGKQLHSLAGMKYHVMANHNNLPILKAGDEVDEPSERERLRTVLKRMGKLKCMRESCSSTFTSIMGYLYHVRKCGKEAAELEKLTLKCHHCEKSYRSKAGLAYHMRSEHGPVFPESGQPDCLKEMSLEAKGGGRVQRRSAKIAVYYLQELASVELTKEWPKRKVLQDLVPDDRKLKYTRPGLPTFSQEVLHKWKMDIKKYHRVQCPNQDCEALYSSISGLKAHLGSCTLGTFVGGKYKCLLCEKEFVSESGVKYHINSVHAEDWFVVNPTTTKSFEKLMKIKQQQQEEEKQRQRQHGSRRSLRRQQQQQQQPPHTEPLESQPEPRAGKAQDSNEGLVLSTLCKGSEPEPEPLPAQSQKAEPTKTTHKRGRK; encoded by the exons TAGCAGGACCCAGTGCTCCATAAAGGACAACAGCTTCCAGTACACTATCCCTCACGATGACTCCTTaagtggctcctcctcctcctcctgtgaaCCAGTGAGTGATTTCCCAGCGTCCTTCCGAAAATCTACCTACTGGATGAAGATGAGAAGGGTCAAGGCTGCTGCCACTTCACAAGTTGAAG GTGCAGGAGCGAAGGAGCAGGAAAAGgccaaaggaaagaggaaagtcaagcaggaagaagatgaggacTATCGCGAGCTTCCTCAGAAGAAGCACAAGCTGTACG GGAGGAAGCAGCGGCCAAAGGCTCAGCCTCACCCCAAACCCCAGGCTCGTCGGGTTCGGAAAGAACCGCCAGTCTATGCAGCAG GAAGTATGGAGGAAAAATGGTACTTAGAAATCATGGACAAAGGCAGTGTTTCCTGTCCTACCTGCCAGGTAGTGGGGAGGAAGACTATAGAGGGTTTAAAGAAACACATGGAAAACTGCAAACAG GAAATGTTTACCTGCCACCATTGTGGGAAACAACTTCATTCACTGGCAGGAATGAAGTACCACGTCATGGCCAACCATAATAATTTG CCAATTTTGAAGGCAGGAGATGAAGTGGACGAGCCAAGCGAGAGGGAGCGGCTTCGCACAGTTCTGAAGAGGATGGGAAAGCTCAAGTGTATGCGTGAG AGCTGCTCCAGTACCTTCACCAGCATTATGGGTTATCTGTACCATGTTAGGAAATGTGGCAAAGAGgctgcagagctggagaagtTGACCCTGAAGTGTCACCACTGTGAAAAATCATACAGGTCGAAGGCTGGCCTTGCATACCACATGAGGTCAGAGCACGGGCCT GTCTTCCCAGAATCAGGGCAGCCAGACTGCTTAAAGGAGATGAGTCTGGAGGCCAAGGGTGGAGGTCGAGTTCAGCGGCGTTCTGCCAAGATAGCTGTGTACTACCTGCAGGAGCTGGCCTCTGTTGAGCTGACCAAGGAATGGCCAAAGAGGAAGGTACTCCAGGACCTGGTACCAGATGATCGGAAG TTAAAGTATACTCGCCCTGGGCTACCCACATTTAGCCAGGAAGTGCTGCACAAGTGGAAGATGGATATCAAGAAGTACCATCGCGTCCAGTGTCCTAACCAG GATTGTGAGGCTCTCTACAGTAGTATATCTGGCCTTAAAGCTCACCTGGGCTCTTGTACATTG GGTACCTTTGTGGGTGGAAAATACAAGTGTCTTCTGTGTGAGAAAGAATTTGTGTCAGAGAGTGGTGTCAAGTACCACATCAACTCTGTCCATGCCGAG GATTGGTTTGTTGTAAACCCGACAACCACCAAAAGCTTTGAGAAGCTGATGAAgataaagcagcagcagcaggaagaggagaagcagcggcagcggcagcacgGGAGCCGCCGGTCCCtgagaaggcagcagcagcagcagcagcagccgccgcacACAGAGCCTCTGGAGAGCCAGCCAGAGCCCAGGGCAGGGAAGGCACAGGACAGCAACGAGGGACTGGTGCTGTCCACGTTATGTAAAGGATCAGAGCCAGAGCCGGAGCCACTGCCAGCACAGTCCCAGAAAGCAGAGCCCACCAAGACCACTCACAAACGAGGGAGGAAGTAG